One window of Corynebacterium sp. P3-F1 genomic DNA carries:
- a CDS encoding Na(+)/H(+) antiporter subunit C: MEANLFLLIGSGVLIAAGVYLMLDRAMTRMLLGVMLIGNGANLLLLQSGGQAGAPPILDRDSVATQQSADPLAQAMILTAIVISMAMVSFILALLYRQYRYRTDDVIEHDAEDQAIAARPATPSAAPDADASDDPETGRLRSGGDAFGPRSFEEPVKEVDDD, from the coding sequence ATGGAAGCCAATTTGTTCTTGCTCATCGGCTCCGGTGTTCTCATCGCCGCGGGCGTGTACCTGATGCTGGACCGCGCAATGACGCGGATGCTGCTCGGCGTGATGCTGATCGGCAACGGAGCGAACCTACTGCTGCTCCAATCGGGCGGGCAGGCGGGCGCGCCGCCGATCTTGGACCGCGATTCCGTGGCTACCCAGCAGTCAGCGGACCCTCTGGCGCAGGCGATGATCCTCACCGCAATTGTCATCTCGATGGCGATGGTGTCCTTCATCCTGGCACTGCTGTACAGGCAGTACCGTTACCGCACCGACGATGTCATCGAACACGACGCAGAGGACCAGGCCATCGCCGCGCGTCCGGCCACCCCTTCGGCGGCGCCGGATGCGGATGCGTCCGATGACCCGGAGACCGGCCGGCTGCGCAGTGGCGGCGACGCATTCGGTCCGCGTTCCTTTGAGGAGCCGGTGAAGGAGGTCGACGATGACTAA
- a CDS encoding Na+/H+ antiporter subunit D, with protein MTNPTFTDPTFYEAYVDVLLPAMPYLIPLPVLLPALAAALILLAGKHRTLQRNIAFFTFLALAVVAASMILVADISGIQTLQLGGWDAPIGITFVADRLSGVMLFVSAIVLFCVMWFAISQGIRDGNENDPVEVFLPIYMLLSMGVNLSFLAGDLFNLYVGFEIFLVASYILLTMGASPQRVRAGIGYVMVSMASSMIFLFALALVYASVGTVNMAQAGMRLEEIPDGTRTAIFATLLVAFGIKAAIFPLDAWLPDSYPTAASLVTAVFAGLLTKVGVYSIIRVRVTLFPDGPLSHLLMWVALATMVVGVMGALAQNDIKRLLSFTLVSHIGYMIFGIALGTAHGLSGAIFYAVHHILVQTSLFLVVSLIERQMGSSQLRRLGSLMYTAPVIALLYFIPAINLGGIPPFSGFIGKVLLIQAGAEEGSWLSWVLIVGAVVTSLLTLYAMMIVWSKAFLRDRSDAPEGNVVSVRLSPLGDVSDTVERDDSHDAGRVPAGMVASTATLVAASVAITFLAGPISAITGRAADSALDTDLYRTAVLGTDWSNPSRTLDGQTLDDDSDALPNRIHDVEEPSAGVTTVPVPSPGPEVDGDPVDADEPANPEEANR; from the coding sequence ATGACTAACCCCACGTTCACCGACCCGACGTTCTATGAGGCGTACGTCGACGTCCTGCTGCCTGCGATGCCGTATTTGATCCCCCTGCCGGTGCTGCTGCCGGCGCTGGCCGCCGCTCTGATCCTGCTGGCGGGCAAGCACCGCACACTGCAGCGCAATATCGCGTTCTTCACATTCCTGGCGCTGGCGGTCGTCGCGGCATCAATGATTCTGGTAGCGGATATCTCCGGCATCCAGACCCTCCAATTAGGCGGGTGGGACGCCCCGATCGGCATCACGTTCGTGGCGGACCGCCTCTCCGGTGTGATGCTGTTCGTGTCCGCGATCGTGTTGTTCTGCGTCATGTGGTTCGCAATCAGCCAGGGTATCCGCGACGGGAACGAGAACGACCCAGTGGAAGTCTTCCTGCCCATCTACATGCTGCTGTCTATGGGCGTGAACCTGTCGTTCCTGGCGGGTGACCTGTTCAACCTGTACGTGGGGTTTGAGATCTTCCTCGTCGCCTCCTACATCCTGCTCACCATGGGTGCCTCACCGCAGCGCGTGCGCGCGGGCATCGGTTACGTGATGGTGTCCATGGCGTCCTCGATGATCTTCCTGTTCGCCCTTGCACTGGTCTACGCGTCGGTGGGCACGGTGAATATGGCCCAGGCCGGCATGCGTTTAGAGGAAATCCCCGACGGCACGCGCACCGCGATCTTTGCCACCTTGCTCGTGGCCTTCGGCATCAAGGCGGCGATCTTCCCGCTCGACGCGTGGCTGCCGGACTCCTACCCCACCGCCGCGTCCCTGGTCACCGCAGTGTTCGCCGGCTTGCTCACCAAGGTGGGCGTGTACTCCATCATCCGTGTCCGCGTCACCTTGTTCCCGGACGGCCCGCTGAGCCACCTGCTCATGTGGGTCGCCCTGGCCACCATGGTCGTGGGCGTGATGGGCGCACTGGCGCAAAACGACATCAAGCGTCTGCTCTCCTTCACCCTGGTCAGCCACATCGGCTACATGATCTTCGGCATTGCCCTGGGCACCGCCCACGGCTTGTCCGGCGCGATCTTCTACGCCGTCCACCACATTCTGGTGCAGACTTCCCTGTTCCTCGTGGTCAGCCTCATCGAGCGCCAGATGGGCTCCTCCCAGCTGCGCCGCCTGGGCTCCCTGATGTACACCGCGCCCGTCATCGCGCTGCTGTACTTCATCCCGGCGATCAACCTGGGCGGCATCCCGCCGTTCTCCGGCTTCATCGGCAAAGTCCTTCTCATCCAGGCGGGTGCGGAGGAAGGCTCCTGGCTGTCCTGGGTCCTCATCGTCGGCGCGGTGGTCACCTCGCTGCTCACCCTGTACGCCATGATGATCGTCTGGTCCAAGGCCTTCCTCCGCGACCGCTCCGACGCACCCGAAGGCAACGTCGTCTCCGTCCGCCTGAGCCCGCTCGGCGACGTCTCCGACACCGTTGAGCGCGACGACAGCCACGACGCCGGCCGCGTCCCGGCCGGCATGGTCGCATCCACCGCCACCCTCGTCGCTGCGTCCGTGGCCATCACCTTCCTCGCCGGCCCCATTTCCGCAATCACCGGCCGCGCCGCCGACTCCGCGCTGGACACGGACCTCTACCGCACCGCGGTCCTAGGCACCGACTGGTCGAACCCCTCCCGCACTCTCGACGGGCAGACGCTTGACGACGACTCCGATGCCCTCCCCAACCGCATCCACGACGTCGAGGAACCCAGCGCCGGCGTGACAACGGTCCCGGTCCCCTCCCCCGGCCCCGAAGTCGACGGTGATCCGGTGGATGCGGACGAACCTGCTAACCCCGAGGAGGCGAACCGATGA
- a CDS encoding Na+/H+ antiporter subunit E: protein MSPTPRRTFGRHLADRFRPWFTFWLAVMWILLMGELTWANVAGGLVLGLVITFLLPLPKLPTGGVDVDLPKLFVFLVSWVGELLVAAVQVSWLAVRPADPPKSAIFKVPMRLNSELALYFATCAYNLQPGGCVTDIDLANRTWTIHVLSAGTQQDVEKALADVDRLERSMIAIFEKRKAPKHG from the coding sequence ATGAGCCCCACTCCCCGCCGCACCTTCGGCCGGCACCTCGCTGACCGCTTCCGCCCCTGGTTCACCTTCTGGCTCGCCGTGATGTGGATCCTGCTCATGGGCGAACTCACCTGGGCCAACGTGGCCGGTGGACTCGTCCTCGGGCTGGTCATCACATTCTTGCTCCCGCTGCCGAAGCTGCCCACCGGCGGCGTAGACGTCGACCTGCCCAAACTGTTCGTGTTCCTGGTCAGTTGGGTGGGTGAGCTGCTCGTCGCGGCGGTTCAAGTGTCGTGGCTCGCGGTCCGCCCCGCGGACCCACCAAAGAGTGCCATCTTCAAAGTACCGATGCGCCTCAACTCCGAACTGGCCCTGTACTTTGCCACATGTGCGTACAACCTCCAGCCCGGTGGATGTGTCACCGACATCGATCTGGCAAACCGCACGTGGACCATCCACGTTCTGTCCGCGGGGACGCAGCAGGATGTGGAGAAGGCGCTGGCGGACGTCGATAGGCTTGAGCGCTCGATGATCGCTATTTTTGAAAAGAGGAAGGCCCCCAAACATGGATGA
- a CDS encoding monovalent cation/H+ antiporter complex subunit F: MDDAIYNSVLAVAAVLLVTGFFITTWRLVIGPNSLDRVVAMDGIVASIQCALATYICWTLDTTVVNAMVVVAMLGFIGSLSVARFRKKDGSL, from the coding sequence ATGGATGACGCGATCTATAACTCTGTGCTCGCGGTAGCGGCTGTGCTGCTCGTCACCGGGTTTTTCATCACGACCTGGCGGTTGGTCATCGGGCCGAACTCCCTCGACCGCGTCGTGGCCATGGACGGCATCGTTGCCTCTATCCAATGCGCGCTAGCCACTTACATCTGCTGGACGCTCGACACCACCGTGGTCAACGCAATGGTCGTGGTGGCCATGCTCGGCTTCATCGGCTCCCTGTCCGTCGCGCGCTTCCGCAAGAAGGACGGTAGTCTGTGA
- the mnhG gene encoding monovalent cation/H(+) antiporter subunit G has protein sequence MTWEYISDVLSLIFIVIGALQVFFASVGIARFRTTLSRIHAVTKPQTVGLIMVILGVIFRLTGSEHFDVGQRGDVGMLFLLVLFALMTNPVTAQRLGRVSRREGLYGDEDEMSVNEHPGDLHRNS, from the coding sequence CTGACTTGGGAATACATCTCCGACGTCCTGTCACTAATCTTCATCGTCATCGGCGCGCTACAAGTCTTCTTCGCGTCGGTGGGTATCGCGCGATTCCGCACCACCCTCTCACGCATCCACGCCGTGACAAAGCCGCAGACCGTTGGCCTCATCATGGTGATCCTCGGCGTGATCTTCCGCCTCACCGGCTCCGAGCACTTCGACGTGGGCCAGCGTGGCGACGTGGGCATGCTCTTCCTGCTCGTCCTCTTCGCGCTGATGACCAACCCCGTCACCGCGCAGCGTCTCGGCCGCGTCTCCCGCCGCGAGGGCCTCTACGGAGACGAGGACGAAATGTCCGTCAACGAGCACCCCGGCGACCTGCACCGGAACTCGTAG
- a CDS encoding glutamate--cysteine ligase, which translates to MDPFRDFARSEGPSLGVEWEIALVDPETRDLVPCAADVIEAVEQRWPETHLEKEFLKNTIELVTPVCRTTGEAMAYLGETKDKIQQVADEKGLQLWAGGGHPFADFRTQPVGDKPTYTEIINRTQYWGQQMLLWGTHVHVGIRHEDRVWPIINAVMTKYPHLLAISASSPAWEGLDTGYASNRTMLYQQLPTAGMPYQFGSWQEWVQFMRDQTTSGVTSHTGSMHFDVRPAAKWGTVEVRISDAATNLEELAAVVALTHCLVVHYDEMIDRGEELPTLQPWHVAENKWRGARYGLEAEVITSRETDERLVTDELRDMVGELRPVAKRLGCVEELELVNKIVDNGAAYQRQRAVHEATGSWVGAVDQAVAELRAGHPSA; encoded by the coding sequence ATGGACCCGTTCAGGGACTTCGCCCGTTCGGAGGGCCCTAGCCTGGGCGTGGAGTGGGAGATCGCTCTTGTTGACCCGGAGACGCGGGATTTGGTGCCGTGCGCGGCAGACGTCATCGAGGCGGTGGAGCAGCGGTGGCCGGAGACGCATCTGGAGAAAGAGTTCCTGAAGAACACCATTGAGCTGGTCACGCCGGTGTGCCGCACGACGGGTGAGGCGATGGCGTACCTGGGGGAGACGAAAGACAAGATCCAGCAGGTTGCCGATGAGAAGGGTCTGCAGCTGTGGGCGGGCGGGGGCCACCCGTTTGCGGACTTCCGCACGCAGCCGGTGGGGGATAAGCCGACGTACACGGAGATCATCAACCGCACTCAGTACTGGGGGCAGCAGATGCTTCTGTGGGGCACGCATGTGCACGTGGGCATCCGGCACGAGGACCGGGTGTGGCCGATCATCAACGCGGTGATGACGAAGTACCCGCACCTGCTGGCTATTTCGGCGTCCAGCCCGGCATGGGAGGGTTTGGACACCGGTTATGCGTCGAATCGCACGATGCTCTACCAGCAGCTTCCTACCGCAGGCATGCCGTACCAATTCGGTAGCTGGCAAGAGTGGGTGCAGTTCATGCGGGACCAGACAACGTCCGGCGTGACGTCGCACACGGGCAGTATGCATTTCGACGTCCGCCCCGCCGCCAAATGGGGCACCGTCGAGGTGCGCATTTCAGACGCAGCCACGAACCTGGAGGAGCTCGCGGCCGTCGTCGCGCTGACACACTGCCTCGTCGTGCATTACGACGAAATGATCGACCGTGGTGAGGAACTCCCCACCCTTCAGCCGTGGCACGTGGCGGAGAATAAGTGGCGCGGCGCCAGGTACGGTCTCGAGGCCGAGGTGATCACCAGCCGGGAGACAGATGAGCGCCTGGTTACGGATGAGCTGAGAGACATGGTGGGGGAGCTGCGGCCCGTCGCTAAGCGTCTCGGCTGTGTTGAAGAGCTGGAGTTAGTGAACAAGATCGTGGACAACGGCGCGGCATACCAGCGGCAACGTGCGGTGCACGAGGCGACGGGTAGCTGGGTTGGTGCGGTGGACCAGGCGGTGGCGGAGCTGCGCGCCGGGCACCCGAGCGCCTAA
- a CDS encoding LytR C-terminal domain-containing protein, with protein sequence MTNVNPGNRDPRKGRLGGSRKFFSRDKSDDLLQDRDDLADNLAQDPAAERYETAGDGTFDEALDEYYDSRSEGDFVQEETAPLGKHHRRENEVAGLADDDYVEVVDADPAETKYRDFDAPAGTSDAYYAEGYGSDPGAYENYEHYENNEAYGGGEGDYRDYEGYDDRAAVVAPAAATAKETGAASTRTSATAGGSSSAAAAGGVPKRGLAMILIAVALLLALWGVYAMTKGSSDNQAANDPANQSAQDANTPNGQGQNGQGQVGQNPNDPNAQGQQASGQNPNDPNAQGQQASGQNPNGQSGAAPAGANRPMTPENQTVNVYNNSAINGFADQVAGQVGAKGTKVGEVGNIPGEAVTFEQNTVLYDPATPDAERYARELADKVGGVAVPADDRIPAAARKPGSLTLVLAENRPVNI encoded by the coding sequence GTGACTAATGTGAATCCTGGTAACCGTGACCCGCGTAAAGGCCGTCTCGGCGGCTCCCGCAAGTTCTTCAGCCGCGACAAGAGCGACGACCTACTGCAGGACCGCGACGACTTGGCGGATAACCTTGCACAGGACCCAGCGGCGGAACGCTACGAAACCGCCGGCGACGGCACTTTCGATGAGGCTCTCGACGAATACTACGACTCCCGCAGTGAGGGCGACTTTGTGCAGGAGGAGACAGCACCCCTCGGCAAGCACCACCGCCGTGAGAATGAGGTGGCTGGACTCGCCGACGACGACTATGTCGAGGTGGTTGACGCGGATCCGGCTGAGACCAAGTACCGCGATTTCGACGCTCCCGCCGGCACCTCGGACGCCTACTACGCCGAGGGGTACGGATCCGATCCCGGAGCCTACGAAAACTACGAACACTACGAAAACAATGAGGCCTATGGCGGCGGCGAAGGCGATTACCGCGACTACGAGGGCTACGACGACCGCGCTGCGGTAGTTGCCCCAGCAGCGGCAACAGCCAAAGAAACCGGGGCAGCATCTACAAGGACCAGTGCAACTGCCGGCGGCTCCAGCTCTGCGGCTGCTGCAGGCGGCGTGCCCAAGCGGGGACTGGCCATGATCCTCATCGCTGTTGCACTTCTTCTTGCTCTGTGGGGCGTATACGCCATGACCAAGGGCAGCTCAGATAATCAGGCGGCCAACGACCCGGCGAACCAGTCCGCGCAAGACGCGAATACCCCGAACGGCCAGGGGCAGAACGGGCAAGGCCAGGTCGGCCAGAACCCGAACGACCCCAACGCGCAGGGGCAGCAAGCTAGCGGCCAGAACCCGAACGACCCCAACGCGCAGGGTCAGCAAGCTAGCGGCCAGAACCCGAACGGTCAGAGCGGCGCGGCCCCGGCGGGGGCGAATAGGCCGATGACACCCGAGAACCAGACGGTCAACGTCTACAACAACTCGGCGATCAACGGCTTCGCCGACCAGGTTGCTGGCCAGGTGGGGGCGAAGGGTACGAAAGTCGGTGAGGTGGGAAACATCCCAGGCGAGGCTGTGACCTTCGAGCAGAACACTGTGCTTTATGACCCAGCGACGCCGGATGCGGAGCGATACGCACGTGAGCTGGCGGACAAGGTCGGAGGCGTCGCTGTGCCGGCGGACGACCGCATTCCGGCTGCGGCTCGCAAGCCGGGCTCCCTGACACTGGTGCTGGCGGAGAACCGTCCGGTGAATATTTAA
- a CDS encoding DUF3263 domain-containing protein codes for MDSFDLAVLDFAGRAPRSLGAREDAIRTELGISPFRYYQRLNALIDSPEALAERPQLVRRLQRIREQRVLGG; via the coding sequence GTGGATTCCTTTGACTTAGCCGTTCTCGACTTCGCCGGCCGCGCGCCCCGCAGTCTCGGCGCCCGCGAAGACGCAATCCGCACTGAGCTGGGGATTTCGCCCTTCCGGTACTACCAGCGCCTGAATGCGCTGATCGATTCTCCCGAAGCGCTCGCCGAGCGGCCGCAGCTCGTGCGCCGGCTGCAGCGCATCCGCGAGCAGCGCGTGCTCGGGGGATAG
- a CDS encoding peptide deformylase produces the protein MIRPIVIYGDPVLHTPTEPVTEPVEELQDLIADMHETMDAANGVGLAANQIGINKRLFVYHCPDGDTMRRGTVINPVLETSEIPRTMPKDDGDDEEGCLSVPGESFPTGRADWAKVTGLDENGNEIEVEGTGFFARCLQHEVGHLNGYVYLDVLTGRYKREAKRAIKRNGWDHAGNTWMPGVDADPFGH, from the coding sequence ATGATCCGACCGATTGTCATTTACGGCGACCCCGTCCTGCATACGCCCACGGAACCGGTGACGGAGCCGGTGGAGGAACTGCAAGACCTGATTGCGGATATGCACGAGACGATGGATGCCGCAAACGGGGTGGGGCTGGCGGCGAACCAAATTGGCATCAATAAGCGCCTGTTCGTGTACCACTGCCCGGACGGGGACACGATGCGCCGGGGCACGGTGATCAACCCGGTGCTGGAGACGTCGGAGATCCCGAGGACCATGCCGAAGGACGACGGCGACGACGAGGAAGGCTGCCTGTCTGTTCCGGGCGAGTCTTTCCCTACCGGCCGCGCGGACTGGGCGAAGGTGACGGGTTTGGACGAAAACGGCAATGAGATCGAGGTCGAAGGCACCGGTTTCTTCGCGCGCTGCCTGCAGCACGAGGTTGGCCACCTAAATGGCTACGTCTACCTGGATGTTCTCACAGGCCGCTACAAGCGCGAAGCCAAGCGCGCCATCAAACGCAACGGCTGGGATCACGCGGGCAACACCTGGATGCCCGGCGTGGACGCGGACCCGTTCGGCCACTAG
- a CDS encoding N-acetyltransferase, which yields MFRTEPISPGDRVVVRRRYGNHATDVIGHVVALDPLVIRPQKVGGLPSDAPALTIPASDIQVIRRLSPRRIRNSDIRAVETATARAFPGQEHSLIDAWLARSGSSITERSNSATPIGHSAGLQPVPIDAITEFYRSRGMPVQLLIPERIGKPALHLVERNPDAWELGPEIITMTRSLTDLPDLANPTDPANPDHPTPTFTFRLDTIPDDDWLAMYHFRGKPLPPEALEELAEEIDGELGFGRLLAETGEHAGRTVAITRGTITSSDDGRVWLGYSAVEVAPGYRRKGLGTKLGRRMLHWGASHGATDAYLQVLASNDAGIGLYDKLGFVEHHRHRYATLKD from the coding sequence GTGTTCCGCACCGAGCCGATCTCGCCGGGCGACCGGGTGGTGGTGCGCCGCCGCTACGGCAACCACGCCACGGACGTCATCGGGCACGTCGTCGCACTCGACCCGCTGGTCATCCGCCCGCAGAAGGTCGGCGGCCTCCCATCGGACGCGCCCGCACTGACCATCCCCGCGAGCGACATCCAAGTCATACGCCGCCTCAGCCCGCGCCGCATCCGCAACAGCGACATCCGCGCCGTCGAGACCGCCACGGCCCGCGCGTTCCCCGGCCAGGAGCATTCGCTTATCGACGCCTGGCTTGCCCGCTCCGGCTCCTCCATCACCGAGCGGTCCAACAGCGCCACCCCAATCGGCCACTCTGCAGGTCTACAGCCGGTTCCGATCGATGCGATCACCGAGTTCTACCGCTCCCGCGGGATGCCGGTGCAGTTGTTGATCCCGGAGCGCATCGGTAAACCTGCCCTCCACCTGGTGGAACGTAACCCCGACGCGTGGGAGTTGGGTCCGGAGATCATCACCATGACCCGGTCCCTGACCGACCTCCCCGACCTGGCCAATCCCACTGATCCCGCAAACCCAGACCACCCCACCCCGACTTTCACTTTCCGCCTCGACACCATCCCCGACGACGACTGGCTGGCCATGTACCACTTCCGGGGCAAACCCTTGCCCCCGGAAGCCCTGGAAGAACTGGCGGAAGAGATCGACGGGGAGCTCGGCTTCGGCCGGCTGCTCGCGGAAACCGGAGAACACGCCGGCCGCACCGTCGCCATCACCCGCGGCACCATCACCTCCTCCGACGACGGCCGTGTGTGGCTGGGCTACTCGGCGGTGGAGGTGGCGCCGGGATACCGTCGCAAAGGGCTCGGCACGAAGCTGGGCAGACGGATGCTGCACTGGGGCGCGTCCCACGGCGCCACGGATGCATACCTGCAGGTCCTGGCCAGCAACGATGCCGGGATCGGGCTGTACGACAAGCTCGGGTTCGTGGAGCACCACCGCCACCGCTACGCCACTCTCAAAGACTGA
- a CDS encoding exodeoxyribonuclease III, giving the protein MRIATWNINSVRTRTDRAVAFLERNDIDVLAMQETKCSDDKFPYSVFEAAGYEVAHVGYHQWNGVALISRVGLDNVRDHFPNQPGFDKDPDAPQKREARAVGAACGGVDIWSLYIPNGREIGDRHYDYKLEFLWRLADAVEPGTPQVFCGDYNIAPTDKDVWNRAFFEGKTHVTEPERAAFDNLLESGLTPAEHEEPYSYWDYKAMRFQKNEGMLIDFQLSGLEGRGFVDKQEREGKGASDHAPVVADYDVTRMLIDDVR; this is encoded by the coding sequence ATGCGGATTGCCACGTGGAACATCAACTCGGTGCGGACCCGCACAGACCGCGCCGTCGCGTTTCTGGAACGCAACGACATCGACGTTCTGGCCATGCAGGAAACGAAGTGCTCGGACGATAAATTCCCCTACTCTGTCTTCGAGGCTGCAGGCTACGAGGTCGCTCACGTGGGCTACCACCAGTGGAACGGGGTCGCGCTGATCTCGCGGGTGGGACTGGACAATGTGCGGGACCACTTCCCTAACCAGCCCGGCTTCGACAAAGACCCCGACGCTCCACAAAAACGTGAAGCCCGCGCGGTGGGTGCGGCCTGCGGCGGGGTGGACATTTGGAGCCTCTACATCCCGAACGGCCGGGAGATCGGCGACCGCCACTACGACTACAAACTCGAATTCTTGTGGCGGCTCGCCGACGCTGTCGAGCCGGGCACCCCGCAGGTCTTCTGCGGCGACTACAACATCGCCCCCACCGACAAAGACGTGTGGAACCGCGCGTTCTTCGAAGGCAAGACGCACGTGACGGAGCCAGAGCGCGCGGCCTTCGACAACCTCCTCGAGTCCGGTCTCACCCCCGCAGAACACGAGGAGCCCTACTCCTACTGGGACTACAAGGCGATGCGCTTTCAAAAGAATGAAGGCATGCTCATCGATTTCCAGTTGTCGGGGCTTGAGGGGAGGGGGTTCGTCGATAAGCAAGAGCGCGAGGGCAAGGGCGCATCTGACCACGCACCCGTCGTCGCGGACTACGACGTGACGCGCATGCTTATCGACGACGTCCGATGA
- a CDS encoding phosphatidylserine/phosphatidylglycerophosphate/cardiolipin synthase family protein, whose product MIPDLSTWQLILMVVDYTIKFAVIGVIPENRKPSSANAWLLIILLIPFLGLPLYFFFGSTYLSRRRHRIQRGANDEINDVHAGIPDVPDGVRFSRDVVSMAHLNRTLTGFPALEGRAKALWSDYQKTMLRIAELIDASTSHVHIEIYAQAWDDTTAPVFEAMERAVARGVDVRVLFDHIGSQKYPGFRRFKRKLTAAGIQWHLMLPLLPLQWRFRRPDLRNHRKLIVIDDRVALMGSFNLIDRSYLMRSHVKKGRQWVDSFVELTGPIVASLESMFAVDWYTESGELIDITPPYGSSPQPLDDPNICQLIPSGPGYTTEPNLRMFNTLIHHARERLVLCSPYFVPDDSMLEAITTACYRGVRVDLLVGEKADQFMVQHAQSAYYQQLLEAGVHIWQFPAPYVLHSKFAIADPVAWSAPSSPASPSSPSPSSPSTSSPSHSPSSDLPESTISSPATYDEMHEIAIMGSSNMDMRSFSLNYENSLFILDGPLITDLCDLAAAYLSVSHELTLEEWSQRSWVRRYIDNVLKLTSALQ is encoded by the coding sequence ATGATCCCCGACCTCTCCACCTGGCAACTGATCCTCATGGTCGTGGACTACACGATCAAATTCGCTGTGATCGGTGTCATCCCCGAAAACCGCAAACCATCCAGCGCCAACGCGTGGCTGCTGATCATCCTCCTCATCCCATTTCTGGGCCTGCCGCTGTACTTCTTCTTCGGCTCCACCTACCTGTCGCGGCGGCGCCACCGCATCCAAAGAGGAGCGAACGACGAGATCAACGACGTCCACGCCGGCATTCCCGACGTCCCCGACGGCGTGCGCTTCAGCCGCGACGTGGTGTCCATGGCGCACCTCAACCGCACACTTACCGGCTTCCCCGCGCTCGAGGGCCGCGCCAAGGCACTGTGGAGCGACTACCAGAAAACGATGCTCCGCATCGCCGAGCTTATCGACGCCTCCACCTCCCACGTCCACATCGAAATCTACGCCCAGGCCTGGGACGACACCACCGCACCCGTCTTCGAAGCGATGGAACGCGCCGTCGCCCGCGGCGTGGATGTCCGTGTGCTTTTTGATCACATCGGCTCCCAGAAATACCCCGGCTTCCGCCGCTTCAAACGCAAGCTCACCGCCGCCGGAATCCAATGGCACCTCATGCTCCCCTTGCTCCCATTGCAGTGGCGCTTCCGCCGGCCCGACCTGCGCAACCACCGCAAACTCATCGTCATCGACGACCGTGTCGCCCTGATGGGCTCCTTCAACCTCATCGACCGGTCCTATCTCATGCGCAGCCACGTCAAGAAGGGTCGCCAGTGGGTCGACTCCTTCGTCGAACTCACCGGCCCCATCGTCGCCTCGCTGGAGTCCATGTTCGCCGTCGACTGGTACACCGAATCCGGCGAACTCATCGACATCACCCCGCCCTACGGTTCATCCCCCCAACCCTTGGACGACCCCAACATCTGCCAACTCATTCCCTCCGGCCCCGGCTACACCACCGAGCCCAACCTGCGGATGTTCAACACCCTCATCCACCACGCCCGCGAACGACTCGTGCTGTGCAGCCCGTACTTCGTCCCCGACGACTCCATGCTCGAGGCCATCACCACCGCCTGCTACCGGGGAGTCCGCGTCGACCTGCTCGTCGGCGAGAAAGCCGACCAGTTCATGGTCCAGCACGCCCAATCCGCCTACTACCAGCAGCTTCTCGAGGCCGGCGTCCACATCTGGCAGTTCCCCGCCCCCTACGTCCTCCACTCCAAGTTCGCCATCGCCGACCCCGTCGCCTGGTCCGCCCCTTCCTCGCCCGCTTCCCCCTCCTCACCTTCCCCTTCCTCTCCCTCTACCTCTTCCCCTTCCCACTCCCCCTCATCTGACCTTCCCGAGTCCACCATCTCCTCCCCCGCTACCTACGATGAGATGCACGAGATCGCCATCATGGGCAGCTCCAACATGGACATGCGGTCGTTCTCCCTCAATTACGAGAACAGCCTCTTCATCCTCGACGGCCCGCTCATCACCGACCTGTGCGATCTCGCCGCCGCGTACCTATCCGTCTCTCATGAGCTGACTCTCGAGGAGTGGAGCCAGCGCTCCTGGGTGCGCCGCTACATCGACAACGTCTTGAAGCTAACGTCCGCGCTGCAATAG